GCGCACGGAGTACAGCGCGGAGGGCAGGGCGGAATACAGGGCGGAGGACAAACGTGCATGAAAAAGCCCGGTGCCGATACCTTTTCGGGTATTGACACCGGGCCCTAAAGCAGCAGTCTGTGCAGGGGCTGTGCCGCCGTGACACTATCGGCCACGAGCCTCTGGGTCCGCGGCACTGGAGCAGGAGGCTACTTGAGTTGAACTTGGTCCTTGCCGCGGCAGAGCGCCACATCAATCATGTTGGTGGCGACGGAGAGCATGAGCGAGGCTCCGAACATGTGGACCACTACGAGGAGGATCGGGATGCCGGTGAAGTACTGCCAGTATCCAATAACGCCCTGGAACAGCACCGAGACGAAAAGGATCAAGGATGCGTTTCGGAGGATATCGCCCTTGCCGTTGCGCCATAGCAAAATGACCAGCAGCAACGCCGTCGCCACGAGCACGTAGACGGGGACGGCGTGCATGCGAGTCACAAGGTAGCCGTCCAATTCCATACGCGGCGAGGTGGCATCGCCTGAGTGTGGACCGGAACCTGTAACCAAAGTGCCCAACACTACTGCCAGATAACTGGCCACGGCGGCGATGACACTTAGCTGGCGGATGAGGGGCTTGGCGCGCGGAACGTCATTGGGTCCCGAAGCACCCGTACGGCCGTAGGTCCTGTTGACCATCAGCATGGAGACCACCACCAGCGCGGCAGAGACCAGGAAGTGCAGGCTCACAACATAAGGGTTCAGGCCCGAGAGCACTGTGATACCGCCAATAATGGCTTGGGCGGGGATGAC
The Arthrobacter alpinus genome window above contains:
- a CDS encoding COX15/CtaA family protein, coding for MSQSSTAVALRNFAQKLPTTITPAIKRLSIASLIGQGILIISGGVVRVTGSGLGCPTWPKCTAESLTNTPAMGIHGVIEFVNRTLTFGLAAVALVLLILLWNLRHERKDLFWLAFGLLAVIPAQAIIGGITVLSGLNPYVVSLHFLVSAALVVVSMLMVNRTYGRTGASGPNDVPRAKPLIRQLSVIAAVASYLAVVLGTLVTGSGPHSGDATSPRMELDGYLVTRMHAVPVYVLVATALLLVILLWRNGKGDILRNASLILFVSVLFQGVIGYWQYFTGIPILLVVVHMFGASLMLSVATNMIDVALCRGKDQVQLK